In Elephas maximus indicus isolate mEleMax1 chromosome 7, mEleMax1 primary haplotype, whole genome shotgun sequence, the following proteins share a genomic window:
- the LOC126080826 gene encoding olfactory receptor 5B12-like yields the protein MALMENISEVTEFILVGLTDALELQAPSFLIFTLIYFITLLGNLGMIVLILLDPRLHNPMYFFLSNLSLVDCVYASAVTPKVMVGFLTGDKIISYNECAAQMFFFAAFATTENFLLVSMAFDRHAAVCKPLHYTTTMTSTVCALLVTGSYICGLLQTSIHVALTFHLSFCHSNVIDHFFCDILPLLALSCSDIYTNEIVLFTLAACTAFFTLLVILNSYLFIFIAILRMHSAEGQKKAFSTCASHLTTVSIFYGTIIFMYLQPTSNHSMDTDKMASVFYTMIIPMLNPLVYSLRNKDVKSALKKVVENSKLSLGLNF from the coding sequence ATGGCTTTGATGGAGAACATCTCAGAGGTGACTGAATTCATTCTTGTGGGGCTAACAGATGCCCTAGAGCTACAGGCCCCTTCATTTTTAATCTTCACTCTCATTTACTTCATCACTCTGCTTGGGAACCTGGGGATGATCGTGTTGATTCTGTTAGACCCTCGTCTCCATaaccccatgtactttttcctcagtaaCCTCTCCCTAGTGGACTGTGTTTATGCCTCAGCAGTCACTCCTAAGGTAATGGTGGGGTTCCTCACGGGAGATAAGATCATCTCCTACAATGAGTGTGCCgcccagatgtttttctttgcaGCCTTTGCCACTACTGAAAATTTTCTCCTGGTCTCGATGGCCTTTGACCGCCATGCAGCAGTGTGTAAACCCCTGCATTACACCACCACCATGACAAGTACTGTGTGTGCTCTCCTGGTCACTGGTTCCTATATCTGTGGACTCTTGCAAACTTCCATCCATGTTGCCTTGACTTTCCATCTCTCCTTCTGTCATTCCAATGTGATTGATCACTTTTTCTGTGATATCCTCCCACTGCTGGCTCTCTCTTGTTCTGATATCTACACAAACGAAATCGTGCTCTTCACTTTGGCAGCTTGCACTGccttttttactctcttggttatCTTGAACTCTTAcctgttcatttttattgctatCCTGAGAATGCACTCAGCTGAGGGACAAAAGAAGGCATTTTCCACCTGTGCTTCCCACCTCACCACTGTCTCCATCTTCTATGGGACAATCATCTTCATGTACTTACAGCCAACTTCCAATCATTCCATGGACACAGACAAAATGGCATCTGTGTTCTACACCATGATCATCCCCATGCTGAACCCTCTGGTCTACAGCCTGAGAAACAAGGATGTCAAGAGTGCACTCAAGAAGGTTGTTGAGAACTCAAAATTGTCCCTAGGcttaaatttttaa